A window of Pectobacterium carotovorum genomic DNA:
GCGTGCCCACCAGAAAAAAGAGGCTGATACTAACAGGTTTGGGCTTTGTGCGAAATTGTCCGTAGATCCTGTTAGACTAGAAAGCATTATGCTACACCATTTTATGCTCGTCATACTTCACGTTACCTGTGTGTTGGCTGCGCGAAGTATATAGAGTATACGCCCCTTTTGTGCTCGTTGCGGGGATGATGATGGTGAGCTTTCTTCCACTCATTATGGCAGAACAATGACGATAACTACTCAGGTTGCAGAGCAGCGTAAAGCGCTGGAGCTCGCGGTTGCTCAGGCGCTGGAACTGGCGCGTGCCGGTTCTGATGCGGCAGAAGTCGCGGTGTCAAAAACGACGGGCATTAGCGTCAGTACCCGTTATGGTGAGGTTGAAAATGTTGAATTCAACAGCGATGGCGCGTTGGGCATTACGGTTTATCACCAACAGCGTAAAGGCAGCGCATCGTCTACCGATCTCAGCCCGGATGCGATAGCCCGTACGGTACAGGCCGCGCTGGATATTGCGCGTTATACCTCTGTCGATCCTTTTGCTGGTCCGGCGGATCGGGATCTTCTGGCGTTTGACGCGCCGGATCTGGATCTGTTCCATCCGACCGATCTGGATGCGGATCGCGGCATTGAATTAGCCGCTCGCGCAGAGCAGGCGGCGTTACAGGCTGACAAGCGCATCACTAACACCGAAGGCGGCAGCTTTAACAGCCATTACGGCGTGAAGGTGTTCGGCAATAGCCACGGCCTGCTGAAAAGTTACTGCTCTAGCCGTCATTCCATGTCCAGCTGTGTGATTGCTGAAGTGAATGGCGATATGGAGCGAGATTATGCCTACACCGTTGGCCGTGCGCTGGATGACTTACTCAGCCCGGAATGGGTGGGCGAAGAATGCGCGCGCCGCACATTATCCCGCTTGTCACCGCGTAAACTGCCCACCATGCAGGCTCCGGTGATGTTCTCTGCGGAAGTGGCGACGGGCCTGTTTGGCCATTTGGTTGGCGCCATCAGTGGCGGCAGCGTTTATCGTAAATCCACTTTCCTGCTGGATAAACTGGGTCAGCAGATTCTGCCGGAGTGGCTGACGATTGAGGAACAACCGCACTTGCTCAAAGGGCTGGCTTCTACGCCGTTCGACAGCGAAGGCGTACGGACGCAGGCGCGTGACATTGTGAAGGCGGGCGTGTTGCAGACTTGGCTCATGACAAGCTACTCCGCGCGTAAGCTGGGCATGCAGAGTACCGGCCATGCGGGTGGTATTCATAACTGGCGGATTGCCGGACAGGGTCTGGATTTCAACGGTATGTTGAAACAGATGGGCAAAGGCCTGCTGGTGACCGAACTGATGGGGCAGGGGGTAAGCGGTGTGACGGGTGACTATTCCCGTGGAGCATCCGGCTTCTGGGTCGAAAACGGCGAAATTCAATATCCGGTCAGCGAGATTACGATCGCGGGTAACCTGAAAGACATGCTGCGTAATATTGTGACGGTGGGGAATGATATCGAAACCCGAAGCAATATCCAGTGTGGTTCCGTTCTGCTGCCATCAATGAAGATCGCAGGAGAATAAACCTGCTCTGTATGAGTAACCGTCGCCGTCGGCAGTGTCCGACGGCTGTTACTCTATCTCGGGCTTAGCGGTGGTACTCGCCCGCAGCTTCTGGCTGATAGAGTAGTTCTATGTAGTGGTCAACAAAAACTGGCCACGGCTTTAGAGTTTTTCCAGAACAATCTTTCTGATTCATTCGGCGTCAAACCACCATTATATTGATGAGGTCTGAGCTGGCTGTAATATCCTGTGATGTAATTCGTTATTGCCGTGCTGGCTTCGCTAAAATTCGCGTAGCCATTATCCGGTACCCACTCTGTTTTCAGGCTTCTGAAGAACCGTTCCATTGGGCTGTTATCCCAGCAATTTCCCCGGCGACTCAGACTTTGCTTTATCTGATATCTCCACAGTAACTGCCTGAAATTCCTGCTGGTATAGTGACTGCCTTGATCCGAGTGATACAGTAAATTAGCCGGTTTTCCCCGTGCTTCCCAGGCCATCGACAGGGCTTTACCTGTCAGTGCTGAATCAGGGAAAAATGACATCGCCCAGCCAACCGGTTTACGGGAAAACAAATCGAGTACTACAGCCAGATAAGCCCAGCGTTTTCCCGTCCAGATATAAGTCACATCACCGCACCAGGCCTGATTAGGCTCGGTAACAGCAAACTGGCGATCCAGATAATTAGGGATCTCAATGTGTTCCTTAGACGCCTTCTTATAACGATGGCCAGGTTGCTGACAGCTGATAATATTGAGCGCTTTCATCAGCTTTGTTGCCCGCCAGCGGCTCAGTTTTATACCTTTGGTGGTGACCATCGCGGCAATGCTTCGCGCTCCTGCTGAGCCGTTACTTTCGCGATAAACTTCACGCACAAGGCTCAGTAATGCCACTCTCGTGGCGTCAGGCTTCCTGGGCTGCCGCCAGTATTTATAACTGCTGCGATGAACCCCAAACACGTTGCACACAACGGCAACAGGAAACCGCGCCCTGAGTTTCTCAACTAATGAGAATTGTTCAGGGAGTCTGACATCAAGAGCGCGGTAGCCTTTTTTAATATATCCCTTTCCATTTCAACGCGTTGAAGTCTTTTCTTTAGCTCACGTATTTCAATCTGCTCAGGTGTCATGGGTGAAGCAGTGGGTGATTTTCCCGCTCGCTCTTCTTTCAGTTGTCGAACCCATTTGTCCATCGTGGATTTGCCGACATTCATTGCCGTAGCAGCGGCGGCAACGGTGTAGTGCTGATCGAGTACAAGCTGGGCAGCTTCGAGGCGAAACTCGGGGCTAAAATTACGTCTGTTACGTCCGGTCATAATGTCACCTGTTTTGACTGTGAGGTGATGATATCACCTCTATTCAGGTGGCCAAATTCAGTGTGCCACTACACTAGTACTTCAATTCGCGTTTCTTCACCGTTTGGCAATTGCCAGGTGATAGAATTTCCCACATGCATTCCCAATAGTGCCGCACCCAGCGGAGCCATCACCGACAGCGGTTCTTTGCTGTCCTTCACTGCGGCTGGGTAAACCAGCGTGCGGATGTGCTCTT
This region includes:
- the pmbA gene encoding metalloprotease PmbA, whose translation is MTITTQVAEQRKALELAVAQALELARAGSDAAEVAVSKTTGISVSTRYGEVENVEFNSDGALGITVYHQQRKGSASSTDLSPDAIARTVQAALDIARYTSVDPFAGPADRDLLAFDAPDLDLFHPTDLDADRGIELAARAEQAALQADKRITNTEGGSFNSHYGVKVFGNSHGLLKSYCSSRHSMSSCVIAEVNGDMERDYAYTVGRALDDLLSPEWVGEECARRTLSRLSPRKLPTMQAPVMFSAEVATGLFGHLVGAISGGSVYRKSTFLLDKLGQQILPEWLTIEEQPHLLKGLASTPFDSEGVRTQARDIVKAGVLQTWLMTSYSARKLGMQSTGHAGGIHNWRIAGQGLDFNGMLKQMGKGLLVTELMGQGVSGVTGDYSRGASGFWVENGEIQYPVSEITIAGNLKDMLRNIVTVGNDIETRSNIQCGSVLLPSMKIAGE
- a CDS encoding IS3 family transposase (programmed frameshift), with translation MTGRNRRNFSPEFRLEAAQLVLDQHYTVAAAATAMNVGKSTMDKWVRQLKEERAGKSPTASPMTPEQIEIRELKKRLQRVEMERDIFKKGYRALDVRLPEQFSLVEKLRARFPVAVVCNVFGVHRSSYKYWRQPRKPDATRVALLSLVREVYRESNGSAGARSIAAMVTTKGIKLSRWRATKLMKALNIISCQQPGHRYKKASKEHIEIPNYLDRQFAVTEPNQAWCGDVTYIWTGKRWAYLAVVLDLFSRKPVGWAMSFFPDSALTGKALSMAWEARGKPANLLYHSDQGSHYTSRNFRQLLWRYQIKQSLSRRGNCWDNSPMERFFRSLKTEWVPDNGYANFSEASTAITNYITGYYSQLRPHQYNGGLTPNESERLFWKNSKAVASFC